From the genome of Streptomyces sp. NBC_01317, one region includes:
- a CDS encoding PPOX class F420-dependent oxidoreductase has translation MTTDPAALERLSSGKYLLVTTFRRDGRRIPTPVWVIRDGDALGIWTVTDSGKAKRIRNRSDVVVGPCDVRGNPTGEQVPARAVLLDASQTKRYRGLVGRKYGLPGRLTLLGSRLRRGRDGSVGIRITLG, from the coding sequence GTGACCACCGATCCAGCGGCCCTCGAACGACTCTCATCGGGCAAGTACCTGCTCGTCACCACCTTCCGCCGGGACGGCAGGCGAATACCGACCCCCGTGTGGGTCATCCGCGACGGCGACGCGCTCGGCATCTGGACCGTCACCGACTCCGGCAAGGCCAAGCGGATCCGCAACCGGTCCGACGTCGTCGTCGGCCCGTGCGACGTACGCGGCAACCCCACAGGCGAGCAGGTCCCCGCCCGGGCCGTCCTCCTCGACGCCTCGCAGACCAAGCGCTATCGCGGCCTTGTGGGACGCAAGTACGGCCTGCCCGGCCGCCTCACCCTCCTCGGCAGCCGACTGCGACGCGGGAGGGACGGAAGTGTCGGCATCCGGATCACCCTCGGCTGA
- a CDS encoding GMC family oxidoreductase, with translation MTETAQDFDYVVVGAGTAGSVLAARLSRDPDVQVLLIEAGQAEGPPAMAVPGAWFTLWGGEVDWGFRTVAQTGLNNREIVYPRGKVLGGSSAINAMMHVRGHPAALDAWEVRGWGSADLLPYFRRSENTEGLDPAYRGTEGPVRPRPVDAPHPASRAAFDAFRDLGIPASDDLNGAHPEGVTWTELTAADGVRQSAADAYLTPAAGRPNLTVATDTLVVRLTFSGDRCTGVRYVRGGVESEARAGREVVLSAGAVGSPHLLQLSGVGPADMLRAHGIEVVRDVPGVGTNLSDHPVGVATYAADLTPGDSNHIDVFAAVRSSEDVPRPDLHLFFMDVPLAPPGLASGYTMGVGLLSPYSRGSVTLLSGAPDVAPAIDPGFLTDRRDVDRMTAGLRQARRAGGSKALGPWRDHEVLPGPALRSDDDLHAYLREAVISYCHTGGTCRMGTDAAAVTDENLRVRGIEGLRVVDASIMPTLPEANTNATVLAIAEKAADLMTGTSPDSEIRVRNQDRRRSQGLDW, from the coding sequence ATGACTGAAACAGCGCAGGATTTCGACTATGTGGTGGTGGGGGCCGGTACGGCGGGTTCGGTGCTGGCGGCGCGTCTGTCGCGGGACCCGGACGTCCAGGTGCTGCTGATCGAGGCGGGGCAGGCCGAAGGCCCCCCGGCGATGGCGGTTCCTGGCGCGTGGTTCACCCTGTGGGGCGGTGAGGTGGACTGGGGATTCCGGACCGTCGCGCAGACGGGGCTGAACAACAGGGAGATCGTCTACCCGCGCGGCAAGGTGCTGGGAGGCTCCAGCGCCATCAACGCGATGATGCATGTACGCGGCCATCCCGCGGCGCTCGACGCGTGGGAGGTCCGCGGCTGGGGATCCGCCGATCTGCTGCCGTACTTCCGGCGCAGTGAGAACACCGAGGGACTCGACCCCGCCTACCGGGGAACCGAGGGGCCCGTGCGCCCCAGGCCCGTCGACGCCCCCCATCCCGCGTCCCGGGCGGCCTTCGACGCGTTCCGGGACCTCGGCATCCCCGCGTCGGACGATCTCAACGGCGCCCACCCCGAGGGCGTCACCTGGACGGAGCTGACCGCGGCCGACGGGGTCCGGCAGTCCGCTGCCGACGCGTACCTGACGCCGGCCGCCGGCCGCCCCAACCTCACCGTGGCCACCGACACCCTGGTGGTACGGCTGACCTTCTCGGGCGATCGGTGCACGGGTGTCCGTTACGTCAGGGGCGGGGTCGAGTCCGAGGCGCGGGCCGGCCGCGAGGTGGTACTGAGCGCCGGAGCCGTCGGCTCGCCGCACCTCCTGCAACTGTCCGGGGTGGGACCCGCGGACATGCTCCGCGCGCACGGCATCGAGGTCGTCCGGGATGTTCCCGGAGTCGGCACCAATCTGTCCGACCACCCCGTGGGGGTGGCGACCTATGCGGCGGACCTGACCCCCGGCGACAGCAATCACATCGATGTCTTCGCCGCCGTGCGCAGCAGCGAGGACGTGCCCCGGCCGGACCTGCACCTCTTCTTCATGGACGTGCCGCTGGCACCGCCCGGCCTGGCCAGTGGCTACACCATGGGCGTCGGCCTGCTGTCGCCGTACAGCCGCGGGTCCGTCACGCTCCTCTCGGGAGCCCCGGACGTCGCGCCCGCCATCGATCCCGGCTTCCTCACGGACCGACGGGACGTCGACCGCATGACCGCCGGTCTGCGCCAGGCACGCCGGGCAGGCGGTTCGAAGGCACTCGGTCCCTGGCGCGACCACGAGGTGCTCCCCGGCCCGGCGCTGCGGAGCGACGACGACCTGCATGCCTACCTGCGCGAGGCGGTCATCTCGTACTGCCACACCGGGGGCACGTGCCGGATGGGCACCGACGCCGCCGCGGTGACCGACGAAAACCTGCGCGTAAGGGGGATCGAGGGCCTGCGGGTGGTCGATGCCTCGATCATGCCGACGCTGCCGGAGGCCAACACCAACGCGACCGTCCTCGCGATAGCCGAGAAAGCCGCGGACCTGATGACCGGAACCTCACCCGACAGCGAAATACGCGTACGGAACCAAGATCGGCGCCGGTCGCAGGGCCTTGACTGGTGA
- a CDS encoding TetR/AcrR family transcriptional regulator yields the protein MTPHQRRDMRADILDEARKLFGTKGYTVTSIADLAEALGVTKGALYYHFKSKEAILSALVAEPAAEIAVIAKDAAGRPARELLGALIDLQAQHPAAYMALQSGDVSVLQEHSQRHDFAGKTELIIMAVAGPDPSPMHLIRARMAVAAVKEGTTAALAAGHGKLTDQTRLDLLEAAMATLDAGGES from the coding sequence ATGACTCCTCACCAGCGCCGCGACATGCGGGCCGACATTCTCGACGAAGCACGGAAGCTGTTCGGGACCAAGGGCTACACCGTGACCTCGATCGCCGACCTGGCCGAGGCCCTGGGCGTCACCAAGGGCGCGCTCTACTACCACTTCAAGTCCAAGGAGGCGATCCTCTCCGCCCTGGTCGCGGAGCCGGCCGCCGAGATCGCGGTCATCGCGAAGGACGCGGCGGGCCGGCCGGCGCGGGAGTTGCTCGGCGCCCTGATCGACCTCCAGGCCCAGCACCCGGCCGCCTACATGGCCCTGCAGTCCGGGGATGTCTCCGTACTCCAGGAACACTCCCAGCGTCACGACTTCGCCGGGAAGACGGAACTGATCATCATGGCCGTCGCCGGGCCGGACCCCTCACCCATGCACCTCATCCGCGCCCGCATGGCCGTCGCCGCCGTCAAGGAAGGCACCACGGCCGCACTCGCGGCAGGCCACGGCAAGCTGACCGATCAGACGCGGCTGGACCTGCTGGAGGCCGCCATGGCCACGCTCGACGCGGGCGGCGAGTCCTGA